TAGAGGTCAAAGTAGGTCAGTATCAGCACGAGCTGTCGCACGTCATCTGCGCACCACTCCAGTGAAAAAAAACCCTGCTATACATTGTTGCTTTCTGTTCGTCCTCAGATGATCGTTTGCATGCTTTTTTGCATATTGGTTTGAATCCCCTGTGCCTCCTCCGTCTTAATCTTCCCTTGCGGTCCCACCAGGTCTGATTGGCAGCTGCACCAACTCCAGCTATGAGGACATGGGACGCGCTGCTTCCCTGGCCAAGCAGGCCCTAGACAGGGGCTTGAAGTGCAAAGCCGCGTTCACCGTGACCCCTGGCTCTGAGCAGATCCGTGCCACTATTGAGAGGGATGGCTTTGTACGTTCAGACCtttaaaaatttttttaaaaaaattatattgccAAACCAGTTTCTGTTAACTTGTTTTTGCAGGTAAAATCCTATGGTTTGTTCTCCTTCAGTCGCAGATCCTGAGGGATGTAGGCGGCGTGGTCCTCGCTAACGCTTGTGGGCCGTGCATTGGCCAGTGGGACAGGAAGGACGTGAAGAAAGGGGAGAAGAACACTATCGTCACCTCGTACAATAGGAACTTCACTTCCAGGAACGACGCGAACCCTGCCACGCATGCTTTCGTCACATCCCCTGAGGTAGGAATTGCCACAGCGCCACCCACATTGTCTACATTGTCCCTCTGTAGCTATCCGCCCCCCCATCGTGACCCTCCCATCTCCTGTACAGATTGTCACAGCCCTGGCCATTGCCGGTACCCTGAAGTTCAATCCTGAGACTGACTACCTGGTGGGAGCCAATGGGGAGAGATTCAAGCTGGAGCCACCCAATGGCGACGAGCTGCCTGCGCGTGAATTTGACCCTGGCCAGGACACCTACCAGCACCCACCTGCTGATAGCACCTCTGTTCGGGTGGACGTCAGTCCCACCAGCACCCGTCTGCAGCTGCTGGAGCCCTTTGACAAGTGGAACGGGAAGGACCTAGAGGACCTGCCGGTCCTGATTAAGGTAAAGGACGAGTTGGACAGCCAAGTCTCAGGGACAACAGGTTGCGTATTATATGCAAACATTAGAGACGGTAACATTTggcacatacatttttcagcaattttggcacattctGCAATTTTGTGTTTATGCTGtggcaatacttttttttttttttttacatagacaATCTTTATTTCACAAAGTTGTATCAAATGACACTGCACTCACTCTAGTTTGACCCAgctctccctgagtgagagtgtgagacCGTCTCcctgagtgagtgtgagaccgtctccctgagtgagagtgtgagaccgtctccctgagtgagagtgtgagaccgtctccctgagtgagagtgtgagaccgtctccctgagtgagagtgtgagaccgtctccctgagtgagagtgtgagaccgtctccctgagtgagagagttgcATAGACAGTCAATGCTTAATATGTCATACTGTAaccaaatgttttacatatgatATAAGACTGCTATTTCTGTATTTAGTCGAggaaaacacaatgaacactTACGTCTTTTTCAGGTGTGCCCtgtatacataaatatttagcaagcaagcacacaaccacacatctAATTAGCCCCAATTGTCTTGAAGCAAAACTTCCAGCAATTTCTTAGAACACAATACATTCAAGCCTGTGCGCTTTTTGTAGGTTATTACTCTTTTGAGTGGCAAGCAAATTAAAGGCGGTTTAACCTTCAGAAGCTAGCTTTTTAGGCGTGTCTAGGAATATCCATTCCTGTGTTCTGGTGCTGCACTTGATTATTTTAACCTTCGCATGTTAAGTTAAATGCCGGAGGCTTCTGCAGGAACACTGTAAACACCCTCCACCAAGTACATACTGTTGTTCAGGCATTTGGTGCCATGTTTGGGAGGCGATTTAATCCACTGtcttttcttcctcctctccttcctcttccccAGGTGAAGGGCAAATGCACCACTGACCACATCAGCGCTGCCGGCCCATGGCTCAAGTTTCGAGGTCACCTGGACAACATCTCCAACAACCTGCTTATCGGAGCGGTCAACGTTGACAACAATGCGGTCAACAAGATCAAGAACCAGCTGACCGGAGAGTACGGGGGTGTTCCCGACGTGGCCCGTCACTACAAGGTGAGCGACCAGTCGCCACGGAGATCAGAGCAGtgtcacaatattcacattccGTTCTGTCCGCTTACTCCCCCCTCTCTGCGCCCCCCAGGCCAGCGGTCTGtcgtgggtggtggtgggggacgACAACTACGGCGAGGGCTCGAGTAGAGAGCACGCCGCTCTAGAGCCCCGACACCTGGGAGGCAGGGTCATCATCGTCAAAAGCTTTGCCAGGATCCACGGTGCGCTAAGAAGTTCCATGGGGAGTCGTTCagagtggggggtgggggggggggtagatgtGTGAGGTagatgggaggagaggaacaTATTTTAGTGGGAACCTGTTCTGAGGCTCGTTCGTGAGACGGAGCTCCTGTGTGGTGGTTGGCTCATGTGTACATCCCCCAGGGACTGTTACACTGTTACACTGTTACACTGTTACACTGTTACACTGTTACACTGTTACACTGTTACAAACCTGAATGGTATTGTATTCCGTTCCAAAAAGTACCGGTGCTGTTCCAGGACTCGGTCTTCATGATGTCGTTATTTAAAATATGCTCTCTGCCATACTGCTGGGAGTTCCCGAAACTGGTGTATTTGATCTGAGATCTTGGAATCTTAGGTGACACGTCAgttccacacagacagactctgtTTTACAGATTTTGTAACTTCTGAGGCGGTAGGCAGTACCACAGCTTTGTGTCCTTGCAAAGGTGGTGAATACTTGTTCAGTCGACACTTAAGCATATTGTTCTCTATGGTCTTGTTTTGGCATGTTAGAGATCTGCCCCGCTGCGGAGAGCATTTCTACTGATACAATCAAGCTGGATGCAAGCAAATTCCCAAAGCTCCTTCCTTTGGGAATTTCATTTTCTCCCTTTTCATTTTTTCCTCCTCATTGCCGTTTTTTTTCCTCAGAGACCAACCTGAAGAAGCAGGGCATGTTGCCCTTGACCTTTGCCGACCCGGCAGACTACGACAGAATCCGGCCTGATGACAAGATCTCCATCACAGGCCTCGCAAACTTCTCCCCCGGCAAGGTGAGCGTCTTCCGACCCCTTCAGTCTCgaaaatgaccccccccccccaccacactcCACATAAACGAAGATGGTGCTTTACAGAGCAAATCTTTTCCTGTCCTTGTGTCTCTCCGTCAGCCCCTGAAGGGAGTGGTGAAGCACGGTGACGGCAGTCAGGACATCATCACCCTGAACCACACCTTCAATGACAACCAGATTGAGTGGTTCCACGCCGGCAGCGCCCTCAACAGGATGAAGGAGCTGCAGTAGCTGAATGGGTGTTGGCAACCTGCATTCACTGTTGGCTGTTGGGTGATAGCTGCCTCCctagtgtattttttttatatatatagaaataaataaaacatgcacaaatgtcactgtccaaatgcgCACATGCAGATAGGATTACTGTGAAAGCagtccgcacacacacactcttaccaCAAATATAAACAGCTGGAGCAGTGTATGCACAGGCACAAATAGAACGCACATAAAAACAGTTTGTCTTTGTTTTAGTCGAGTATTTAAGTGCTCCTGTTCTAGGCCGCACCTCTCGTGTTGACGGAACTTCCTGTTTCTGTAGAAATCACATTTGCACCGCTAGTGCTGCATGATTCATCTCACACAGTCAGTTCTCAGTGTCTGGTCTGTAGCCTGAAGCTTGTGCACATTCCTGCCCTTCTTCACTGTTAGTTCAGTTTTAGCTTTATCTTCACTAGTAAAAAATAGTCATGTAAGCAATCCTAGAGATTCACGGTAGGAGAGGGGCTTACCGTGAATCGTGGAAAGCCGGCTCATGTCTGATAGGGAGAGAAAGTGTATGGATGTGTCCCTCCCATTCCCAAAATGTTGAACTCTTCTCGGTTAAATGTTGCTAGTGAAGATGGCTGTTATTTGTTTGGTTCCATCTTTTGCCCAGCGTCGTTCTAGTGGGTCTAAGTATCATCCGGTCTTTGCTGCGACTGACCTGAATTGACATGTTTTCTCCTGTCATTAGCAGGAGCAGGTCCCCTAACCTGGTTACCCAGGGCTAATCACTGTACTGATAGTAGATTAAAGGCATCAATGGAACCATTCTGTTTTGTGGCCCCAGGAGACCGTTGTATTGACTTGTGTTGCTCAGTTCAATCCTTGTACTGTGTAGTGTACACTGACTTCtttgtagttatttttttctattgtaCTGTGTCTCTTGACACAGAATCCATTTTAACCCATGAAATGGCTGTATAGTTTGGACTGTTTGTCACTCCTCTGCATTCCACACTCAGATTCCCCTCACTCTCTGCTGCTGCTTTTACATTTTGCTGAAACTGCTATGTGGTACTACATTTTGCCACTTGGTGGAAATCTTGTTATTATTGGTATTGGTTTTGCTTTGATCGAACCCCATTAAATGGGCACCATTTTCCAGAGTAGCCAGCTTAGGCAAGAGAATAAAGATAGTGGCAGAGCGTGAGCCGCACGTAAACATTGATTTGGGCCTGTTTGTAAATGATGTGATGTAGCGGCACAATGAATAGGGGTTTGTACGTAaatgttatatactgtatattgtgaatGTAGAGACAAGGTGGACAATAGCTGTCTGTTGGATGTAGGGCCTTTTCTTATCTTAACCAAATATAACATATAAAAATCATTGAAATTCCCATCTGTTGTTTATATCCATTATGCCTCATGACTCATCTCATGGCCACTTAAGAGATTCAAAATGGAAAAGTGAATGACTGTTGAAGCACTAAAATAGGgttgtactgtgtgtttgagtgtggtTGAGTGGTCTGACCTGGATGAATGTATAGTGGTCTGACTATATTTTGTACAGAGGTCTGCATCCAGGGTGAATGTTGGAGATTTGACAATGTAAGGAGAAATGATTTAGGTGAGACAGTTCTTGATTGGAATTGTGtgttatttctattttttttgcGGGGATCGCTTTTAACCCAAaggtttttttttactaaatggTTTCCCCTTTATTTCTCTATAACTGAATTTCCTGGTCATGTAAATGATTGAGTATGATGTGGAACAGGGTAATGACTACGGTGATCAAGTTTGTGTCTGTGGTTTGCTTCTAATTGTTTTCTCAATTCATTAATATATTCTAACATATTCAAGTTATATATTCAAGCACTTTCTAAAGAACTATCCATGGACTAGCTTGTGTATTCCTGTGATGTAACAATCCTGATCCCTGGTTCTTACAGTATTTCTGCGTTTATGAAATAATAATGTGATGTCACAATACTTCATGTAAGCATTTTAATAGATATTGCTGATCCATTTTGAACcactttcaataaaaataattttaaaaacgTATAATTGTTTAGATGTGGCAAACAATGTTTACACAGGCCAGCCAATTTTGACACTAATTGGGCAAACAATCAGAATTTGGTGTCCTGTGTAAGCAAGCCATTGAAACGGAGGAACCCATTGTCAGACAGAAGGCAAGTTCCTATGCTTAGACTTTTGGCAAACCATGTTATGTTTTAGCAATCGGTCAGTCTGACAGTGTTGAATTCCCCTTCACTGATTCCATTTGaaagtttattttgtattggttGATTTGTATGCTTGTGTTTCATTTGCAACATAAGAGATCTCAGAACAATGTCTATATAAATGgtcaataaatattaaataaagacaaaaagtaTTGATCACATTTCTTAATTGTTTTTAGCATTTGTTTCAAATAGTGAGTGTATTAACTATTACATTTGAATACTACAATTTTATGCACTGTGAATATATCATCCCTTTGCTTATTAGTGAGGGTTTCCCAGACACGGATTGAGCCTTGTCCTGGACTAAAAATAACACCACCGATGTTGGTCCAATGCTTaatttgttgaaataaaaaatcctcAAACTTTTCTTTGCCCTTTTATTATTTCTATCCTTGTTAGAGAGCATTTTTCCTTTGCCAACATAATCCATCCTCTTGACTTGTATTTCaggttatgtttattttttctgtgtattttcagtccaggactaggcttaaccTGAGTCTAAAAAAACCTTCTGTTTTTGTATTCCCTTGTACATTAAGAAGTCCAAATGTTTTGCATCTTATGTTTCgtctatataaaaatatatacagaaggCCAACTAAACTAAAAGGCAACTAAATTCATGTTGGTTCATGTTcaacaatgattaatggtggaAATGGGATACAAAGATACTGTAACattcttttaaaataatgagAGTTGAAGCAGAACACAGTCATTAACAGTGGTGGAATATTTACCCTGTTACATTGACTAAATGCAAACGCTATTTTGTTTGAGTGTATGTGTGCCTAGTTGAGCAAAGGATTGGTGACAAAACGGTCTCTGAGCCCCATAGATGAAACTTCAAGAAACTATAAATAGAATGTAAACAATTACTAATGCTATGCCTCTCCGTAGTAAAGTGTCTTCcaccattttttttaaacattctttACTAGAATGACTAGGTTAATCTGGACAGGTGAGAGCCAGTGTATTATCCCCTAAATCAACTGGCTAGTTATAGAAAGTAGGCACGGGGAAGGAGGCACCAGCTGCTGAAAGAACGTTCAGGATCAAAACGAATAAGCGTCCTGTCCCTTTAAAATTGCGACGTGTCGTAAACCCTTATAGGAATGTCGTAAATCAATAACACGTGTGAATATTAGAATTTCGTTAGGAATTAGTGGCAGGAGGATGTTAATGTCTTCATTATAACGGTATTTAATCAAACTAGTAACATGTTCAAATGTGCAGCTGAAGAACTATGGTTGggatttaaataatatatatatatatattttttacctgtTCCAAAGTAAAGGTAGGTACAGTAACTTTCAGCAGTTTTGTTGTGATGCTAGGTAGCGGGCCAATGTGTCTGTATTGTCCTGTTACGATACTTTCACATATGGCTGACCGGCAGACTTATGTATCAACCTGTCTCTGAACGTTTTTCCCCCCTAGAAAATCAGCATCATGTTCGTTACGGTGGAGATGGTTGACACTGTCAGGATACCCCCATGGAATTTCCAGCGGCAATTTAATGAGGCAATAGCAGAAGAACTCAACAAGAAATTGGCCAATAAGGTAAAATGATGCAGTTGCTATGGATGTAACTCAACTCTACGAATTACTATGGATGTGTGGCCATTAGGGtggttacattttattgtgtccAACTGGTTGTCTCATATAACCGATGCGTTCTTCTTGTTGTCAAACTGTTTGCTTAAACATAATGCGGAAACCGAACACATCCCTGGCTAATTACCCCAAATTGAGCTGCCAGGTGACCGGCATGTCATAAAGAGTCGCTGAAATACTAGGCAACCTTGTCTGACATTCCTTTCACCTGGGCAATCCTGAGACAATTCAGGCGCTGTGGTATGGTGTGACCATTCCAACCTGGGTCGCAATGTTGCAAGCTTCTTTGCAGTGTCTTACTTAGACCACAGCACTATGTTTGCGAAGCTGTCTTTTTCATTCAAAGATGATATAACCAACTCCCCATTTTGTTTGGCTTGTTTTACCcttacagaaaaataaatggataCCACACATAAGCCTGTGGTATCCCCAGTGCTATTCAGCCTGTGGATGTTTATGTTGACTGCTGTTTATCCACCTACGTTTTTCGGTTAGATAGTCTGGAAGTTTTTGTAGGAAGCCACAACATTTAGGTTAGTAATCTGAAACTAGGTTCAATAGTGTTTTGTAATAGATTAATATCAGACTTCAGGTGTGTAACAGCTTGTACAAGAGGGAGCTGTAACTTTCAATACTGTCGTcagcataaaaatgaaatgacaatTTCTCCTTTATTTTGTTACATAATTCATAGTGCCCCGAATTGAACCCTGTGGATCTCCTATGTGAAGTACATGACGTTTTAATCTAGTCCTAACCGTTACACGTTCCTAGGTTCTGTCACTAGTTATTTAGAAACCTGAGGCCTTTATCCTTGGCCGGGCCCAATAAAGACTGCTTTTTgtcggaccgtgtaagcggcgctaaccaagaagagtgaatgtctcttactgactgactgactgagtgactgactaaatagcgtagtggtttgcGACACGGACTGCCAGGTGGGCGACCGGTCTTCGATCCTCGGCACGGACAGAACAAagttcagtagctacgttattgTGAGCctacaataaaactgtttacggttacaTTGTatggttacattttatttctggtggatttctgtAGTACGCATTCGTGCATGCTTTCTTTGATAATGTAGACTTtaaccccttgtgcagtaaaagaggggtttccacgGTTCTGTTCTCTTCACTTGACTAAAAAGTCAGTCATCGTCACCTATACTGATAGTtaatgtatcaatgtcattcacgaatgaaagaaaaatattcaaacttggcttaaatgttaatgtgtgacaacaTGATCTGATGTCGAGACACAATATTCTGACAAGGTAGTAGGTCCCAATGGTTCCcaatactagcttactatatacagaACAGTACGTTCTTCACAGAAGATGGTGATTGTAGTACATAttatgtagtatgcgatttcAGATTCAGACAATGCTTTCGATTTCCTCATAgctcacatagcgtagtggttagctttTCAACTATTATTGTGTGGatgaccatctacagtaatatttgtacaagagtacactttagttccgttaataaactttctgttgcccacgttatttcagcaaaaatgtaagggCTGGGATTAAAGTTGCATGTGGAGACTTCACAGAAGTGGACAGATTACCAGCAAGCTCTGTGGTCCTGTGGGAACATCCCTGACCTTTAATATTTTGACGCCGGTTCAGTTCCCCTCTCAATTAAtcaatctatcaatcaatcaaatgtatttataaagccgtttttacatcagcagttgtcacaaagtgcttttacaaaacgcGTCtgaaactccaaggagcaagcaacaacagtgttgaagcacagtggctaggaaaaactccctaagaggggctgaaatttaggaagaaacctagagaggaaccaggctcggaggggtgaccagtcctcttctggctgtgccgggtaaacattttaagaggGACTCctctctgtacttttcagctgtCGAACAACAATATATCCACTCTGTTATACCATGAAtatcatatatttaaaagaataattttcattataggtactgtgtAACAATTGGATAGCCGTCTACAATCATCTTTGTGCAAGAGTGCACTTTAGTTGcgttaataaacattctgttgttcacgttatttcagcaaaaatgtaattgctgaggtaaaagttgcattccctctgtttaaatagcataatagttaaagacacagtctgccataGAAAACCGGGGGtggaaaccagccagggacaacaacattcatcccttctaatcgcaggctggctgaactaggcttgcttggttcATTTTCTGGATAAATAAGATGAGTGAGCTACTGTATAAAACTCCTGCGACATGTCTACAATAGAGCTACACAGCTTAATTTCTGATCCAAGGCATTGACAATGTCAGTCATAGTGTAGTTACTGTAATATTACAGTGCCCAGGTCTAAAACCAAATGTACCACCAGCTGTGCCTATTAACATACTCATGAATTATTAGTGGGTCATGGAGGGTTACTGACTGTATTATCAGCTaaacatatattattttttttattttttttaaactcagtTTCAGCCTTTGCATAGTTGTTATATTTTAGTCTTTATCTGTGCTTTGCTCATGTTTGGATTTTCCTCGCTTTTTTCCTCACAGGTAGTTTATCAGGTGGGTCTTTGCATCTGTTTGTATGACATCACCAAACTGGAGGATTCATACATATTCCCTGGTGATGGAGCTTCCCACACCAAAGGTAAGGAAAGGAAAGCAAGAGCTTGATTTCCATTGAATTGGTGAGACGAATCTCACACCTGCAGTGCATTTCCCCACCAGAGGTGTCTTTTTCAGAATACTAACTAGCAGAAGTATTTTGGTGACTACATTTAGCACAAAAAAATCACTGATTCATCATTTGTTTACTATTATAATTCGCATTATGGAACATTTAGGACAGGAGCAGtgagtttattattattttttggttttttctgttttgtgatCTGACTGTTACTTATTTTTGCTGTCTGTATCTATGATTTTCTACTCTAAGTGCACTTCAGGTATGTTGTGTTCCACCCTTTCTTGGATGAGATTCTTGTTGGAAAGATAAAGTACTGCAGTCAAGAAGGAGTACATGGTGAGAAACCCGTCTTTCTCCCCAGCCATGCTCACTGTTCTGTGTAACCTTCTGAGGGACTCCTTCCAGAGTGCTCTCACCCAATGTGTAAAGTGGATCAACATGGTCTGTGTAACCTATCAGATTACGtaaatctgaataacatttaCGGTAATAAAATGACTTGAATGTCAAATCGTTGTCTTGAATGTGGAGGCCTAGAGCATCCCCAGAgctccataattttttttttttaatgtattttggttGGATGGAGACATTCGGCAAAGCTAATGGACAGTGTTTGTGAAAAGACAGGTTTGATCTGGATTTTTTTACCCATGCTGCAAAAGTACATGTGCCCCTGAGGCTGCAGCACTGAATGCCAGGACCACACAAGGCCACCAGACAAACGATGTCaatgttgtttttcagttgGTGACACCAAATCATGATTTGGTAGCACCAATGTATTTTTTCTAGAGGCATTAAATAGAAGAGCAATTCTCATTTAATGTCATCCCTAGGCAGTGAGAAGCCCCAGCCAAATGAGCACTATCAGGGCAGTCCCTTTCATTACTGGAATCATGATGCTGTTACTGTTTAATTTTGTCTCAAACTATAAATACTTAACTGCCCCAGCTAATTATAACAATAGCATAAGGCCTTGTGTATGACATTCAAAGTGGCCTTCTGTATAGATCTGTTTAATACTGCCTTCATTCTGTTGCAGTCAGCCTTGGATTCTTTGACGACATAGTCATTCCTCCAGAGTCCCTCCAGCAGCCTGCAAAATTGTATCCTACATAGTGACATGTTTAAATATCACACAATGTGCGTATTTCGGTGTGTCGCTTTACGCCGCTAGCAGGAAATATAAGCACTATAAATGCTAGGTAACTTCATGCCATTTGCTCCTTGACTGCGCCCCAGCGACGAAGCGGAGCAGGTGTGGGTGTGGGAGTACGAGACCGACGAGGGGGCACATGACCTCTATATGGACCAAGGTGAGGCGATCCGTTTCCGGGTCACTGATGAAGTCTTCCTGGACACGTCGCCCACTGGCCCTTCTGCCGCAGCAACTGACACCCCTGCTGCCCCCGGGGCTGAGGACGCTGGGCAGAAGAAGGAGGCTCCTTACACACTGATCGTAAGAACGCCCCCTCCGCCATGACACACCATTTACA
This is a stretch of genomic DNA from Esox lucius isolate fEsoLuc1 chromosome 11, fEsoLuc1.pri, whole genome shotgun sequence. It encodes these proteins:
- the polr3h gene encoding DNA-directed RNA polymerase III subunit RPC8, whose protein sequence is MFVTVEMVDTVRIPPWNFQRQFNEAIAEELNKKLANKVVYQVGLCICLYDITKLEDSYIFPGDGASHTKVHFRYVVFHPFLDEILVGKIKYCSQEGVHVSLGFFDDIVIPPESLQQPAKFDEAEQVWVWEYETDEGAHDLYMDQGEAIRFRVTDEVFLDTSPTGPSAAATDTPAAPGAEDAGQKKEAPYTLIGTISEPGLGLLSWWNS
- the LOC105025784 gene encoding aconitate hydratase, mitochondrial, encoding MASYCMTVTRLRLVLGGARRLHVSAAFNAKAKVAMSRFEPSSSINYEELHEKINIVRKRLNRPLTLSEKIVYGHLDDPAGQEIARGRTYLRLRPDRVAMQDATAQMAMLQFISSGLPRVAVPTTIHCDHLIEAQIGGVEDLKRAKEVNQEVYNFLATAGAKYGVGFWKPGSGIIHQIILENYAYPGVMLIGTDSHTPNGGGLGSVCIGVGGADAVDVMAGIPWELKCPNVIGVKLTGRLSGWTSPKDVILKVAGILTVKGGTGAIVEYHGPGVDSVSCTGMATICNMGAEIGATTSIFPYNHRMKTYLNKTGRADIAALADEYKEDLVPDPGCEYDQVIEINLSELKPHINGPFTPDLAHPVSEIGAVAEKNGWPLEVKVGLIGSCTNSSYEDMGRAASLAKQALDRGLKCKAAFTVTPGSEQIRATIERDGFSQILRDVGGVVLANACGPCIGQWDRKDVKKGEKNTIVTSYNRNFTSRNDANPATHAFVTSPEIVTALAIAGTLKFNPETDYLVGANGERFKLEPPNGDELPAREFDPGQDTYQHPPADSTSVRVDVSPTSTRLQLLEPFDKWNGKDLEDLPVLIKVKGKCTTDHISAAGPWLKFRGHLDNISNNLLIGAVNVDNNAVNKIKNQLTGEYGGVPDVARHYKASGLSWVVVGDDNYGEGSSREHAALEPRHLGGRVIIVKSFARIHETNLKKQGMLPLTFADPADYDRIRPDDKISITGLANFSPGKPLKGVVKHGDGSQDIITLNHTFNDNQIEWFHAGSALNRMKELQ